One genomic region from Mastacembelus armatus chromosome 21, fMasArm1.2, whole genome shotgun sequence encodes:
- the LOC113123881 gene encoding trace amine-associated receptor 8a-like yields MMFSLCRQLHTPTNLLLLSLAVSDLFVGFLLMPVETIYTEACWFLGDILCTVYYVIDYTITSASVANMVFISVDRYIAICDPLHYPTTVTKRRAQICVCLCWVCSVFYRLLILNDHLEHPGMSNTCFGECVVVINHNAGVVDLVFTFIIPIAIIITLYMRVFVVAVSQARAMRSHVAAVKKQHSGTSTVKKAEMKAARTLGIVVVVFLICFCPYYYPTLTGEDTSVDAASVAFEIWLAHFNSCLNPVIYAFFYPWFRKSVKLILTLQILKPGSCNSKIL; encoded by the coding sequence ATGATGTTCTCCCTctgcaggcagctccacacccccaccaacctgctcctcctgtctctggctgtctcagacCTCTTTGTCGGCTTCCTGCTGATGCCAGTTGAAACCATCTATACAGAGGCATGCTGGTTTTTGGGTGATATTCTTTGCACTGTATATTATGTTATAGACTACACCATTACCTCTGCCTCAGTAGCCAATATGGTGTTCATATCAGTTGACCGCTATATTGCTATCTGTGACCCTCTACATTATCCCACTACGGTCACTAAGAGAAGAGCACaaatctgtgtttgtctgtgttgggtttgttctgttttctacaggcttcttattttaaatgatcatCTGGAACATCCAGGCATGTCTAACACCTGCTTTGGAGAGTGTGTGGTTGTCATAAATCACAATGCAGGAGTTGTTGACCTTGTTTTCACCTTTATTATACCCATTGCTATCATTATAactctgtatatgagagtgtttgtggtggctgtgtctcaggcccgtgccatgaggtctcatgttgcagctgtaaaaaaacaacattcaggGACTTCAACTGTGaagaaagcagagatgaaagcGGCCAGGACTCTTGGTATTGTTGTAGTtgtatttttgatttgtttctgtccttaCTATTACCCCACTCTGACAGGTGAAGACACTTCAGTTGATGCTGCATCTGTAGCCTTTGAGATCTGGCTGGCACACTTTAACTCCTGTTTGAACCCTGTCATCTACGCCTTTTTCTATCCCTGGTTCAGGAAATCTGTTAAACTCATTCTCACACTTCAGATACTGAAACCTGGTTCTTGTAACTCTAAAATATTATAG